ATAGAGTCAGTAGTTAAGTTTTTTAAACTTACTTCTTCCTTAGCATTTTTATATTTTTTTCCAGATTTATCAGCAATTCTAATTCCCCAGAAAACTTCATAAATAAAATTATTATTTTCGAAAGTAACCCTACTAAACGCATCGGTTGCATTGTGACTTACCACATCAATCAACGCACCTTTTGTACCATTAAAACGAGGTACATTATGATATAATGCAATGGTAATGGCATCTAAAATAGTTGTTTTCCCTGCTCCGGTAGACCCTGTAATCGCATATAAACCAACATCTATAAATTGCTCATTTTCAAAATCGATTACAATGGGTGTATCAGATTTTAAGGAGTTTATATTTTGTAATTCTATTTTTAATATTTTCATATCAATAGTTAATTATTGATTTTTAACAGACTGTAATACTTCATTAAAAGCATCCCAAACTTCGGGGCTATTCTCTAAATCGAACCCCATTTCTTTACATTTTAGCGTAAAAACTTCAGTAGGTAATAACTCTTTAATTGATTTTGTGTTTTTTAATAACTCCTCAATTCCTACTGTTTTTCGTTGATTTTTTAAGGATATTTTTAATATTTCGAACACTTGTTCTTCGGCTTCCTTTTTTAAATCTTCAGTATTTATCGTATTCTCTTCATTTAAAATAATTTCTACCCAAGGGGTTAATTCATGCGAATTCGAAACAATATTTGAAAATTCTTGAATACATGCTGTCATAGTTCCTGAAATACTATAAAACTCTCTAAAACGAGGAATTATAACGTCTTTAACATCACTTATTTTATTATTTTCTATAGTTAAAACAAGTACTTTTTTTTCGTAACTAATTTCGCTAAAACTTAAAATATTTGGAGATCCTGAATATCTTACCTTTTCATTTCCACCAATTATTTGCGGCCTATGTAAATGACCCAAAGCTATATAATTAAAATAAGCAGGAAAATCTCCCGCTCCTATATGCCCTAAAGTACCTACATAAATATTTTGTTCACTGTCTGAAATAGAACCCCCTGTAGCAAATAAATGTCCCATTGCAATAACTGGTGCATTGCTTGTATTTATTAATTTACTTTGCGTTTCAACCAATTTATAATGGTTTATCAACGCTGTTTTGTATTTATCAGTAAGTTCTTCAAAAGATTCTCCGGCTACGGCACGCCTAATATCTCCATCACGCAAATAGGGGACTGCTCCTATAATTACTTTTTCTCCGTTTATCTCAATTTCAAAAACTTCGTCTTCAATATTTTCTGTTGCTTTTCCAACAACTTTTATTGCCAATGCGTCTAATAAATATTTAGGTGCATTTAAAGTACCTGGCGAATCGTGATTTCCTCCTGTAATAATAATAGATTTACAGGTAGTTGTTTGTAACTTTACTAAAAAGCTATAATACATTTCTAAACTTTGATTCGATGGAGAACCAGAATCAAATACGTCTCCTGAAATTAACAACACATCAATTTTTTGATCAATAATATAATTTTCAATCCAACCTAAAAACAACATTTGTTCTTCTAATTGTGATTGTTCATGTAATCTATGACCTAAATGCCAATCGGCAGTATGAAGTATTCTCATTTAATATTTGTTTTTACTTTGTAGAAGCTTACAAATTTAAGGAAGTAAAACTACGATCTTTTAAGATGTAGCTATAAAAGAATTATTTAGGCATTCAAAAAAATAGGCGAATGTTAGTTTTTATGTTGTTAACATAAAGTATTATTAAAAGAAAAACAATTAAAAATACTTTTTATTTTTTGTAGCAATATAAATTTCATATTCCTTTCATTATTTAGAGTAAATACTAATTTTAAACACTATTTTACACTATAAATATAGTACAGCAACTATTGTGTAATCCGTTTTTTTAAAACGTCTTAAATCAGCTTTTTTAGCTCGCTTTTCAATTAGAAATTATTATTATTAAAGACAAAACTATAAGAAAAAATTATGTTTAGTTTTTCAATAAATTTCTTAACTTTAGTAAAAGGTTTATCGTGACTTTTTTTTAATCTTTGTCTCTTAATATTGAATACGTAATTTTAATTATAAAAACATAAAAAATGTCGATATCAGATTTATATTCTACCGGAAAACACAAACAAGAAATAGGACACTTTGCTAGTGTTGTAAAAATTGCAAAAACTGATAATGTTATTGAAGCAGGTGAACAAAAATTATTAGATAGAGCCGCAAAAAGATTAAATATTGATGAAACTGAATATGTAGCGATTTTAAAGAATCCTGAAAAATATCCTGTAAATCCTCCTGTAAGTTATGATGAACGTATTGAACGTTTATACCTTTTAACAAAAATGGTTTTTGCTGATGACCATGTAGATAAAGAGCAAATAACACTTATGCAAAAAACAGCAGTTGCATTACAATTTCCAACAGATAATGTTGAAAAAGTTTGTGACGAAGCAATTCACTTAGTTATGAATAATAACGATTTAGATGATTTTACAGCTGCTATTAAAAAAGTAAATGCCATTTAAATTTACACTAAATTAGCATTTAACAAGTTATATTATAATAAATCCCTCGAAATTTATGAAAAATAGAATCTTACTTATTACTGTACTTTGCTTTTCTATGAACTTGTTTTCACAAAATTTAAACGACTCATGGCAAATAGGTATTGGTATGGGAGTTACAAAATTTAGTAAAAGTGATGCTGCCTTTATTGGTGATGCATATCTTTTTCAAACCCCAGTAGTTAATTTAACGATGCCTATTGGTGAGCGTTTATCTATAAACGGAGCGATGTCATTTAATACAATTAATGATATTGGTGTTATTAGTAATTCTGCTAATTATTTTTCTATGGATGGATCATTACGTTATAATTTTAACGCAGTATTTGAAAAATTTGCTCCATACGTATTTGCTGGAGGTAGTATTGTAGATTCTGAACTAAAAATGACACCTACTATAAACATTGGTGCTGGTGGTATTTATTGGTTAAATGATAAAATAGGTATTAACCCTCAGGTATACTACAAACATTCTCTTGAAAATTATGAAAGTATGCGCTCTCATATTCAAGGAACTTTAAGTGTTGTATTTAAATTAGATTGGAATAATTCTAATGGAGGTATTAAAGGAAAAACTTCTTCTTCTTGTTACTATAATCAATTTTAAGAAGAGCATTCTAAATAATAAAAAACGCCGCTTTTATAAAGCGGCGTTTTTAGTTTTTATGATAGTTTTTTTATTGCGTTTTTAATACGCGCTATTGTATTTTCTTTACCAATCATTGTCATAATATCAAACAAATCTGGCCCTGCTAATTTACCTACTAAACTTAAACGTAGTGGTTGCATAACTTTACCAAAACCTATTTCTTTAGCCGTAATCCAACCTTTAATATCAATTTGAGTATTTTCTATTGTGAAATCTTCAATTTTAGAAATTACCGTTGTTAATTCTTCCATTAACGCACCAGTAGTGTCTTTCCATTGCTTTTTA
This genomic stretch from Tenacibaculum sp. Bg11-29 harbors:
- a CDS encoding fructose 1,6-bisphosphatase translates to MSISDLYSTGKHKQEIGHFASVVKIAKTDNVIEAGEQKLLDRAAKRLNIDETEYVAILKNPEKYPVNPPVSYDERIERLYLLTKMVFADDHVDKEQITLMQKTAVALQFPTDNVEKVCDEAIHLVMNNNDLDDFTAAIKKVNAI
- a CDS encoding exonuclease SbcCD subunit D C-terminal domain-containing protein codes for the protein MRILHTADWHLGHRLHEQSQLEEQMLFLGWIENYIIDQKIDVLLISGDVFDSGSPSNQSLEMYYSFLVKLQTTTCKSIIITGGNHDSPGTLNAPKYLLDALAIKVVGKATENIEDEVFEIEINGEKVIIGAVPYLRDGDIRRAVAGESFEELTDKYKTALINHYKLVETQSKLINTSNAPVIAMGHLFATGGSISDSEQNIYVGTLGHIGAGDFPAYFNYIALGHLHRPQIIGGNEKVRYSGSPNILSFSEISYEKKVLVLTIENNKISDVKDVIIPRFREFYSISGTMTACIQEFSNIVSNSHELTPWVEIILNEENTINTEDLKKEAEEQVFEILKISLKNQRKTVGIEELLKNTKSIKELLPTEVFTLKCKEMGFDLENSPEVWDAFNEVLQSVKNQ
- a CDS encoding outer membrane beta-barrel protein; translation: MKNRILLITVLCFSMNLFSQNLNDSWQIGIGMGVTKFSKSDAAFIGDAYLFQTPVVNLTMPIGERLSINGAMSFNTINDIGVISNSANYFSMDGSLRYNFNAVFEKFAPYVFAGGSIVDSELKMTPTINIGAGGIYWLNDKIGINPQVYYKHSLENYESMRSHIQGTLSVVFKLDWNNSNGGIKGKTSSSCYYNQF